A region of the Paracoccaceae bacterium genome:
AGGTCGTCCAGGATGCCGCCGGTCGCATCGGTGAACAGGCCATAGCGCTGCCGACCCACGGCAAGGCCCGCCACATCGACCGGCATCATCGCCTCGAACGCGGCGCAGAGTGCGGCCATTCCGGCCCGCGGCCGCAGGATCACCTGGCCCATGTGGCTCACGTCGAAAAGCCCGGCCGCCGTCCGGGTGTGCAGGTGTTCCCGCAGCACGCCGGGCGCGTATTGCACCGGCATCGCATGACCCGCGAAGGGCACCATCCTGGCCCCCTGCGCGACGTGCAGGTCGTGAAGCGGCGTGTGCAGCAGTTCGTCCATCATTCCCCCGGCCGGTCGTCCGGCAGCATCCTTCACGGCAGGCCCGCGCCCGCCCGTCTGATGCCCCCTCTGTCCCTGCCGCGGATGCGGCGCCTGAGATCGTTATCCCTTCGGCGCCCCGGACTGTCCGGGGTCTCTCCAGAGTTTCTGTGTCCGGTCCGGTCCCTTGTGCCTGAGAGTTTACCGGGGCGGTTGCTCCTTCGGCACCGGCAGACACGCAACGGCTTGCGCGCGCGCCGGATTCTCCCGATCCTGACGCCCAAGGTCTAGCCGCTGCGCGTGGCGGCTGGCAAGGGGGGACAATGGCACGCGGCACCGCCAAGGGAAAACCGCATGACGGAACGGCTGTTCTGCTTCGCCTCGCTGGTGAACCGCACGACGCATGGCATGACCCGGATGGAACCGGCGCAACTGATCGGCTGGCGCCGGGTCTGGGTGCATACGGTGGCGCGGCGCGTGGCCTATCTGACGATGCGGCCGGCCGAGGGCGTGACGCTGGGGCTGCTCGCCGAGGTGCCGGATGGCGACTGGGCCGCGCTCGACCTGCGGCAACTGGCCTATGACCGCGTGACGGTCACGGCGGACACCGCGGCCGGGCCGGTGGCCTGCCATCTCTATGTCGTGCCCGAAGCGGGGGTATCCGCGCCCGCGGCGGCGCATCCGATCCTGCTCAGCTATGTCGATTGCATCGTGCAG
Encoded here:
- a CDS encoding gamma-glutamylcyclotransferase, which produces MTERLFCFASLVNRTTHGMTRMEPAQLIGWRRVWVHTVARRVAYLTMRPAEGVTLGLLAEVPDGDWAALDLRQLAYDRVTVTADTAAGPVACHLYVVPEAGVSAPAAAHPILLSYVDCIVQGYMQAFGAEGVARFFAETDGWDAQVLNDRAEPRYRRARVLTAQERAAVDEGLAGTAARIIG